In Eretmochelys imbricata isolate rEreImb1 chromosome 14, rEreImb1.hap1, whole genome shotgun sequence, a genomic segment contains:
- the LOC144274151 gene encoding uncharacterized protein LOC144274151, whose amino-acid sequence MWLLDGYQVVPYQAVNISNSLLTVASVSQEFPYSTLGTKLGLLGAKRVNENADRNPHEDVPGEVDESIICGGGHKDPTAQQRNPNEEKPYQCLECGKGFILRSQLVTHQTIHTGEKPLQCLDRGESFNNRSDLNNHGRSHTGEKPSQCLECRKSFYWKSALITHQRGHTGERPHKCLDCGKSFIWRSDLVKHQAIHTGDRHYKCLNCGNGFCWKSDLITHQRIHTGEEPHKCLDCGKSFTQRSALVSYHTIHAGERPQKCLDCGKSFRHRSVLVSHLRTHTGEKPHKCLDCWKSFTQISGLVKHGRIHTGERPHKCLDCGKSFTQRSHLIKHDRIHTASKLL is encoded by the exons ATGTGGCTGTTGGATGGGTACCAAGTTGTGCCCTACCAAGCAGTGAATATTTCTAACTCACTACTCACAGTGGCCAGTGTGTCTCAAGAGTTCCCTTACAGCACTCTGGGGACAAAGTTGGGACTGTTAG gtgctaAGAGAGTGAATGAGAATGCGGATCGTAATCCTCATGAGGATGTTCCTGGGGAAGTGGATGAATCTATTATATGTGGGGGAGGACACAAGGatcccacagcccagcagagaaATCCCAATGAAGAGAAACCCTATCAGTGCCTCGAATGTGGGAAAGGATTCATTCTGAGATCACAGCTTGTGACACATCAGACAATCCATACTGGAGAGAAACCCCTTCAATGCTTGGACCGTGGCGAAAGCTTCAATAATCGCTCAGACCTGAATAACCATGGGagaagccacacaggagagaaaccttcTCAATGCCTCGAGTGCAGGAAATCTTTCTACTGGAAGTCAGCACTAATTACACATCAGAGaggccacacaggagagagaccccataagtgcttggactgtgggaaaagtttcatatggaggtcagaccttgttaaacatcaggcaatccacacaggagacaGACATTATAAGTGCCTCAACTGCGGGAATGGTTTCTGTTGGAAGTCAGACCTTATAACacatcagagaattcacacaggAGAGGAACCCCacaaatgcttggactgtggtaaaagtttcacacagagatcTGCCCTTGTTTCATATCATACAATCCatgcaggagagagaccccagaagtgtttggactgtgggaaaagtttcagacaCAGATCAGTCCTTGTTTCACATctgagaacccacacaggagagaaaccccataagtgcttggactgttgGAAAAGTTTCACACAGATATCAGGCCTTGTTAAACATGGGagaatccatacaggagagagaccccataagtgcctggactgtgggaaaagtttcacacagagatcaCACCTCATTAAACATGACAGAATCCACACAGCATCTAAACTTCTGTGA